Proteins from a genomic interval of Halomonas alkaliantarctica:
- a CDS encoding HAD family hydrolase: protein MKHTGTPPSTPLCLLFDCDGTLVDSEILLAEVMAEILPEFGLPFTARQYMDEFRGVRFQTIVQTLEKRFQALAADQFSQLEAGMRARMEARMRARMEARMRAELVAIPGMSAALDHLSSHPKAVVSNGPERKIRCALESTELGHHFTDKLFSAYTLNVWKPDPELYRKAAAAMGHAPQQCVVIDDAAVGVEAGLAAGMHVIHLNHFPTEETTPEGAIGIHHADELPAAIARLSVQETA, encoded by the coding sequence ATGAAGCACACCGGCACGCCCCCTTCTACACCCCTGTGCTTACTGTTCGACTGCGATGGCACCCTGGTGGATAGCGAAATACTGCTTGCCGAGGTGATGGCCGAAATCCTTCCCGAGTTCGGCTTACCTTTCACAGCACGGCAGTATATGGACGAATTTCGCGGGGTACGCTTCCAGACGATCGTCCAAACGCTGGAAAAGCGTTTCCAGGCGTTGGCAGCAGACCAGTTCTCCCAGCTTGAGGCTGGTATGCGGGCGCGCATGGAAGCCCGTATGCGGGCGCGCATGGAAGCCCGTATGCGGGCCGAGCTCGTGGCAATACCGGGCATGTCTGCTGCTCTAGACCACTTAAGTAGCCATCCCAAGGCCGTGGTGTCTAATGGCCCCGAGCGCAAAATTCGCTGTGCGCTGGAAAGCACCGAGTTGGGCCACCACTTTACCGATAAGCTCTTTAGCGCCTATACCCTCAACGTCTGGAAACCCGACCCAGAGCTGTATCGCAAGGCGGCTGCCGCTATGGGCCATGCTCCTCAGCAGTGCGTAGTGATCGATGACGCGGCGGTGGGTGTTGAAGCGGGTCTAGCGGCGGGCATGCACGTGATTCACCTCAATCACTTCCCCACTGAAGAAACCACCCCGGAAGGTGCCATTGGCATCCATCACGCCGATGAACTACCCGCCGCTATTGCGCGCTTAAGCGTACAAGAGACGGCGTAA
- a CDS encoding 2-hydroxyacid dehydrogenase: MKKRLVIQGRLSDAQQAELSDVFEVDVLPKTTALDAPENRALLAEAHGIIGSGLAITPQLLDAAPNLQVIATISVGYDNIPVDELTKRGIMLCNTPDVLTETTADTGFALIMAAARRVVELAEWVKADKWQASIGPALFGSDVHGKTLGMVGFGRIGQAVARRGALGFGMQVLYSNASPKPDLESELGAQRRELNELLADADFVCVTVPLTAETERLIGADEFAQMKPTGIFINIARGKVVDETALIHALENSVIQAAGLDVFEKEPLPDSSPLPKMPNVVALPHIGSATHETRDAMAQRAVDNIRLALQGERPISLVNEETYR, translated from the coding sequence ATGAAAAAACGTCTAGTGATTCAAGGACGACTCAGCGACGCTCAACAGGCTGAACTTAGCGATGTGTTTGAGGTTGATGTGCTGCCGAAAACCACTGCGCTTGATGCCCCTGAAAATCGCGCTCTATTAGCGGAGGCGCACGGTATTATCGGTTCTGGCTTGGCCATTACCCCCCAGTTACTCGATGCTGCGCCCAACTTGCAAGTCATCGCGACCATCTCTGTTGGCTACGACAACATCCCCGTTGATGAACTTACTAAGCGCGGCATTATGCTGTGCAATACGCCTGATGTACTTACCGAAACCACCGCGGACACCGGTTTTGCATTGATTATGGCTGCGGCGCGCCGGGTGGTTGAACTCGCCGAATGGGTCAAAGCCGACAAATGGCAAGCCAGCATTGGACCCGCACTGTTTGGCAGCGATGTACATGGCAAAACCTTGGGCATGGTGGGGTTTGGACGCATTGGCCAAGCCGTTGCAAGACGCGGAGCCCTGGGATTCGGTATGCAGGTACTCTACTCCAACGCTTCACCTAAGCCCGATTTAGAGAGTGAATTAGGCGCGCAGCGCCGCGAACTCAACGAGCTGTTGGCCGATGCCGATTTCGTCTGTGTCACTGTGCCGCTTACCGCTGAAACCGAACGTTTGATAGGCGCCGATGAGTTCGCGCAAATGAAGCCAACGGGCATTTTCATCAATATCGCCCGCGGTAAAGTCGTCGATGAAACCGCGTTGATACACGCCCTGGAGAATAGCGTGATTCAAGCCGCCGGGCTGGATGTATTCGAGAAGGAGCCACTACCCGATTCGTCCCCACTGCCGAAGATGCCGAATGTGGTCGCCCTGCCGCATATCGGTTCTGCTACCCATGAAACCCGCGACGCCATGGCCCAGCGGGCGGTGGATAATATTCGACTAGCACTCCAGGGCGAGCGACCTATCAGCTTAGTCAATGAGGAAACCTATCGATGA
- a CDS encoding sugar kinase, producing MPHSFTSPLAILTFGEAMAMFVADTPGELSGIERFHRRLAGADNNVAIGLSRLGFHVGWLSRVGTDSFGEFIQAALTAEGIDERYIHTDAQHPTGLLFKERAQGGADPRVEYFRRGSAASYLAIDDARSVDFQALNHLHATGITPALSESACQLSHHLMEQARAQGATISFDPNLRPSLWPNENVMRSTLNELAGRADWILPGLSEGQLLTGQKTPYDVAGYYLDQGASAVIIKLGPEGSYYRGNLDGQEESFTVDGCHVAEVVDTVGAGDGFAVGVISALLDGRTARQAAQRGNLIGAQAIQVVGDMEGLPNREQLLALEADQPIG from the coding sequence ATGCCTCACTCCTTCACTAGCCCGCTAGCCATTCTCACCTTCGGCGAAGCCATGGCTATGTTTGTGGCTGATACACCGGGGGAATTATCCGGCATTGAGCGTTTCCACCGCCGCCTGGCCGGTGCTGATAACAACGTCGCTATCGGCCTTTCCAGGCTGGGTTTTCATGTCGGTTGGTTAAGCCGAGTGGGCACCGATAGCTTTGGGGAATTTATTCAGGCGGCTTTAACCGCTGAAGGTATCGATGAACGCTATATTCATACAGATGCACAGCACCCCACCGGGCTGCTCTTTAAAGAGCGTGCCCAGGGCGGCGCCGACCCGCGAGTCGAATATTTCAGACGTGGCAGTGCCGCTAGCTACCTTGCTATTGACGACGCCCGGAGTGTCGACTTTCAGGCGCTTAACCACCTTCACGCAACAGGCATTACCCCGGCGCTATCTGAAAGCGCCTGCCAGCTTAGCCATCATTTGATGGAACAGGCACGCGCCCAAGGCGCTACTATTTCCTTTGACCCCAATTTGCGACCGTCTCTTTGGCCCAACGAAAACGTAATGCGGTCAACCCTCAATGAACTCGCTGGCCGCGCCGATTGGATATTGCCTGGGCTTTCAGAGGGCCAACTCCTGACCGGACAGAAAACGCCTTACGACGTAGCAGGCTACTATCTGGATCAAGGTGCCTCGGCAGTGATCATCAAACTAGGGCCGGAAGGTAGCTATTACCGTGGCAACCTCGATGGGCAGGAAGAGAGCTTTACCGTAGACGGTTGCCACGTAGCTGAAGTCGTGGATACCGTAGGCGCAGGCGATGGCTTTGCCGTCGGCGTAATTAGCGCCCTGCTGGACGGAAGAACGGCGCGCCAAGCCGCCCAACGTGGCAACCTCATTGGCGCCCAGGCCATTCAGGTCGTCGGTGATATGGAAGGTCTGCCTAATCGCGAGCAACTGCTAGCGCTTGAAGCCGACCAGCCAATTGGCTAA
- a CDS encoding LacI family DNA-binding transcriptional regulator, whose translation MPPTPRRSTILEVARLAGASKTSVSRYFGAERERLSPSLQTRIAHAAGTLGYQPNQMARGLKGGRSKLLGMLVADIRNPFSVAITHGVEQACRQYGFSLIVCNTDNDPEQERQHLDLLGAYQVEGLVVNASGNPERQLHNFISLGTPIVLLDREVDHVEAEVVGLDNHQAIDMALEHLADQGYQAVLYVSEAPEQSSTRQKRLLRFSQTAEQHGLNYTTSLLTDMNGAATLQALSDFLTTHQRHACAVLCGNGNATLIVTRLFQQLGLPLGTVGLMGIDELDWCALVPPGITTLAQPTEAIGKTAVQCLMHRIEPHAALMPKELSFAPTLIERGSTQR comes from the coding sequence ATGCCACCGACACCACGCCGTTCCACCATCCTTGAAGTAGCCCGACTCGCTGGAGCCTCTAAAACCAGCGTGTCACGCTATTTTGGCGCAGAGCGTGAGCGGCTCTCACCTTCACTTCAGACGCGTATCGCCCATGCGGCAGGCACCCTTGGCTACCAGCCAAATCAAATGGCACGTGGTCTAAAAGGTGGTCGCTCTAAGTTGCTAGGCATGCTGGTCGCCGATATCCGTAATCCATTTTCAGTGGCCATCACTCACGGTGTCGAGCAAGCGTGCCGCCAATACGGCTTCTCCCTGATCGTGTGCAATACCGACAATGACCCGGAACAGGAGCGCCAGCATTTAGATCTGCTTGGCGCCTATCAAGTAGAAGGTCTCGTGGTGAATGCGTCCGGTAACCCCGAACGCCAACTGCATAACTTTATCAGCCTGGGCACACCCATCGTGTTACTAGACCGCGAAGTCGACCATGTGGAGGCGGAAGTGGTCGGGCTCGATAATCACCAAGCGATTGATATGGCGCTCGAACACTTAGCTGATCAGGGTTACCAAGCCGTGCTATATGTCAGCGAAGCTCCAGAGCAGTCAAGCACGCGGCAGAAACGGTTATTGCGTTTTAGCCAAACGGCCGAGCAACATGGGCTGAATTACACAACGTCACTGCTCACTGACATGAATGGCGCTGCAACGCTTCAAGCACTAAGCGACTTTTTAACCACCCATCAACGGCACGCCTGCGCCGTCTTGTGTGGTAACGGAAATGCCACCCTAATCGTGACACGCCTGTTTCAGCAGTTGGGCTTACCTCTTGGAACGGTAGGCTTGATGGGGATTGACGAGCTCGATTGGTGCGCCTTAGTGCCTCCCGGCATCACTACGCTTGCTCAACCCACTGAAGCAATTGGCAAAACGGCTGTTCAATGCTTGATGCATCGTATTGAGCCCCACGCAGCATTAATGCCGAAAGAGCTGAGTTTTGCACCTACCCTGATTGAACGAGGTTCTACCCAACGCTAA
- a CDS encoding HD domain-containing phosphohydrolase, with product MIIDTTNQNTTGQIIRSLLKKEHTISIFSKEAAYAIEAKAIKMELDSGKITLAIHYTGSSLSPYLQNDTICFDIEASHPTPGIEEEIYNIEHVPAHVIKIDTCTYHLHCQLPSSIFSTDNRRALRVPFILGMHARVHLEVFANELNVEGKVRNLSVGGCMVYVRLEDSMAFTVNQVLPEVTLEFPNGETFNTQGRICHMRPFGSHDYAAIGIEFINMTATMTETLFHYVSESEFEAAFRSGVQDSSSRAKSRLFIADAKEKKMQQKEERDQTQNNQRSPLLRGALEVAHQLQVMLMFAKNKDLFPEESLYECVDSLLYMVNQDRKGLQYALAFLHDEPEWVRHAIQVSSQLAMILISRDPYASQTREAVAGALLHTMGKPLLISEQLPSLKIRMSPSQAELLKEHVVALNNRLTTLGWTASPACHDIILNANERLDGSGYPEGKQAAELSEHVRLISIIKIINKLTHERNGQQPRQPLDAYRWVNDCPTIYEKSLLVEYIQHFGLYPIGSLAKFSSGFLAWIMDVDAKGMPCKVNVIKNLSFKDTSIDTVLENSDFTQIGQLEGTVNPTDYNIHMVNHA from the coding sequence ATGATTATCGATACAACCAACCAAAATACTACTGGGCAAATAATAAGATCTTTGCTAAAAAAAGAGCATACTATTTCCATTTTTTCAAAAGAAGCGGCCTATGCCATTGAGGCGAAAGCTATTAAAATGGAATTGGACAGCGGTAAAATAACGTTAGCTATACACTACACGGGTAGCTCGCTTTCTCCTTATTTACAAAACGATACTATTTGCTTTGACATAGAAGCCTCGCACCCTACGCCGGGTATAGAAGAAGAAATTTATAATATTGAACATGTGCCGGCACACGTCATTAAAATAGATACCTGCACTTACCATTTACATTGCCAACTCCCTAGCTCTATCTTTTCCACCGATAATCGAAGAGCTTTACGTGTGCCTTTTATCCTCGGCATGCATGCACGTGTGCATTTGGAAGTCTTTGCCAATGAACTGAACGTGGAAGGTAAAGTGCGCAACCTTTCAGTAGGCGGATGCATGGTGTATGTCAGACTGGAAGATAGCATGGCTTTTACCGTTAATCAGGTGCTGCCAGAGGTAACACTCGAGTTTCCAAACGGAGAAACGTTTAACACTCAAGGGCGTATTTGTCATATGCGGCCTTTTGGTAGCCACGACTATGCTGCTATCGGTATTGAATTTATTAATATGACAGCCACGATGACCGAGACACTTTTCCATTATGTATCGGAATCTGAGTTCGAAGCTGCCTTTCGCTCGGGTGTACAGGATAGTTCTTCACGAGCTAAATCACGGCTATTTATAGCAGATGCGAAAGAGAAGAAAATGCAGCAAAAAGAAGAGCGTGATCAAACTCAAAACAACCAACGATCCCCTCTGTTACGCGGTGCATTAGAAGTCGCCCACCAGCTACAAGTCATGTTAATGTTCGCCAAAAACAAAGACTTATTTCCAGAAGAAAGTCTCTACGAGTGTGTAGACAGCCTTCTTTACATGGTCAATCAAGATCGAAAGGGTCTTCAATATGCGCTGGCTTTTTTGCATGATGAACCCGAGTGGGTTCGCCATGCCATACAAGTGAGTAGCCAGCTAGCAATGATCCTGATCAGTCGAGACCCCTACGCGTCACAGACACGCGAAGCGGTGGCGGGTGCTCTATTGCACACTATGGGCAAACCACTGCTGATTAGCGAACAGCTGCCCTCACTTAAAATTCGCATGTCTCCATCGCAAGCCGAGCTACTTAAAGAGCATGTTGTTGCACTGAACAACAGATTAACCACACTGGGCTGGACTGCCAGCCCAGCTTGCCATGATATTATACTCAATGCCAACGAACGGCTTGATGGTAGCGGCTATCCAGAAGGAAAGCAGGCAGCAGAGTTGAGCGAACACGTTAGACTAATCAGCATTATTAAAATAATCAATAAATTAACCCATGAGCGAAATGGGCAACAACCGCGGCAACCTCTTGATGCTTACCGTTGGGTTAACGACTGCCCGACTATTTATGAAAAGTCGTTGCTCGTAGAGTATATTCAACACTTTGGCTTATACCCCATTGGTAGCTTAGCCAAATTCTCAAGCGGTTTTTTAGCATGGATAATGGATGTGGACGCAAAAGGAATGCCGTGTAAAGTTAATGTTATTAAAAACCTTTCCTTCAAGGATACGTCTATAGATACTGTTCTTGAAAATAGTGACTTTACTCAAATTGGACAGCTTGAGGGTACGGTAAACCCCACAGACTACAACATCCATATGGTAAATCACGCTTAA
- a CDS encoding methyltransferase domain-containing protein yields the protein MSSNPQSINSQSNSYALTQAGDRYFDGLAEKFSRSLYQAPRGELRLAMLDYLLPEMLSLEGQRVLDVGGGLGQQAAWFAERGHCVSMTEPSADMLNYAKNWHRDVKSLPEGAITYLQTPLQLLTQHAPGPWPLITCHAVLEWLGDPQAALAALSNLLAPGGQLSLMVFNRDALRFSNAVKGNLEKALSDRLAGKGKRQRLTPISPVSHAEIEQWGADNGLMIDAVAGIRVFQDYLRQPPATPEEAETLLALEKQYCRHDPHWRLGRYLLYTLTKSETPE from the coding sequence ATGTCTTCAAACCCTCAATCAATCAATTCTCAATCGAACAGCTATGCATTGACTCAGGCTGGCGATCGCTATTTCGACGGCTTGGCAGAGAAGTTTTCCCGTTCGCTCTATCAGGCGCCGAGGGGGGAGCTGCGCCTAGCCATGCTCGACTATCTGCTACCTGAAATGTTGAGCCTAGAGGGGCAGCGAGTGCTGGATGTGGGCGGTGGCCTGGGTCAGCAGGCGGCATGGTTCGCTGAACGTGGGCACTGCGTATCGATGACTGAGCCCTCAGCGGATATGTTGAACTACGCAAAAAACTGGCACCGAGACGTTAAATCGTTACCGGAAGGGGCCATCACGTATCTGCAGACGCCACTGCAACTGTTAACGCAGCATGCGCCTGGCCCGTGGCCCCTCATTACCTGCCATGCAGTGTTGGAATGGTTAGGTGACCCGCAAGCGGCGTTGGCTGCCTTGAGTAATTTATTAGCACCGGGTGGCCAGCTTAGCTTGATGGTGTTTAATCGCGATGCTCTGCGCTTTTCTAACGCGGTCAAAGGCAATCTTGAGAAGGCGTTGAGCGACCGCTTAGCGGGGAAGGGCAAGCGCCAACGATTGACGCCTATTTCGCCCGTTAGCCACGCCGAGATTGAGCAGTGGGGTGCGGATAACGGCTTAATGATAGACGCAGTCGCTGGTATTCGCGTCTTTCAAGATTACTTGCGCCAACCCCCTGCCACGCCAGAAGAAGCTGAAACGCTGTTGGCGTTGGAAAAACAGTACTGTCGCCATGACCCCCACTGGCGGCTTGGCCGCTACCTGCTGTACACCCTTACTAAATCGGAGACGCCTGAATGA
- a CDS encoding methyltransferase, translating to MSAQAPACQLLERQKDNYAALWVVGPPVDSWLIEQTTGVISGDFDVLGEWQAKGKQARTPFALAAGEPFGKEIVLFWPKAHQLGIWWLKWLCEQLPEGTPIEIVGEHQGGIKRVPKMLEELGMPWDKRDNARRCSLFATQTVALDLASGNGASDSAWQQFETAGLTLVSHPGVFGHGKVDEGTLLLLQSIENSLPKKPLKVLDMGCGDGIISAWLAQRGHYVTAVDVSAFAVEACKRTLAANGLEGRVLCSDVYSALEGEHFDCIVSNPPFHKERDISYGPSQRLISAAPEHLNVDGRLILVANGFLPYPDHLQRAFQDFQTLADNRRFKVYGAIKSHS from the coding sequence ATGAGTGCCCAAGCCCCAGCGTGCCAGCTGTTAGAGCGCCAAAAAGATAACTATGCAGCACTGTGGGTCGTTGGCCCGCCAGTCGATAGCTGGCTTATTGAGCAAACGACGGGTGTGATTAGTGGTGATTTTGACGTACTAGGGGAATGGCAGGCGAAAGGCAAGCAGGCCCGAACGCCTTTTGCCTTAGCGGCGGGCGAGCCATTCGGTAAAGAGATTGTGCTGTTTTGGCCGAAGGCACATCAGTTAGGTATTTGGTGGCTCAAGTGGTTATGCGAGCAGCTACCCGAAGGGACACCTATTGAAATTGTCGGTGAGCATCAAGGCGGAATTAAACGCGTACCCAAGATGCTGGAAGAGCTGGGCATGCCTTGGGACAAACGCGACAACGCCCGGCGCTGCTCGTTGTTTGCCACCCAGACTGTTGCGTTAGACCTAGCCAGTGGGAACGGGGCTAGCGATAGCGCTTGGCAGCAATTCGAGACGGCCGGATTAACGCTGGTCAGTCACCCAGGTGTATTTGGTCACGGCAAAGTCGATGAAGGTACGCTGTTACTGTTGCAGAGCATTGAGAATAGCTTGCCGAAAAAACCGCTCAAAGTGCTGGATATGGGCTGTGGCGACGGCATCATTAGCGCCTGGTTGGCTCAGCGTGGTCACTATGTGACAGCCGTGGACGTCAGTGCCTTTGCGGTAGAGGCGTGTAAGCGCACCTTAGCGGCGAATGGACTAGAGGGGCGGGTGCTTTGCAGTGATGTTTACAGCGCGCTTGAAGGCGAGCATTTTGACTGTATTGTTAGCAATCCGCCTTTTCATAAAGAGCGCGACATTAGCTATGGCCCCAGTCAGCGTTTAATCAGCGCAGCGCCGGAGCATCTCAATGTGGACGGGCGGTTAATCCTGGTGGCAAATGGCTTTTTGCCCTATCCAGACCACTTGCAGCGGGCGTTTCAGGACTTCCAGACCCTGGCGGATAATCGCCGCTTCAAGGTTTACGGCGCGATTAAATCACACTCCTAG
- a CDS encoding SIMPL domain-containing protein, with translation MAGNIRNTAILGSAVLLGGLLALGLVWSGSYIKGAAEVWQQSSRSVTVRGLAEREVPADLVLWPFNYSVSANSLGDLEQQLSSDEQSIRDFLQAQGFASEHVSSTPPRITDQFSNQYGGQRPDERYRAEATLLLRSPDVEGVIEAIPSATSLVREGVLLSPSYEYRTEFLFTGLDAIKPEMIAEATADARNAAQQFAEDSGSQVGQIRQATQGYFSIEDLDSYTPQTKRVRVVTTVDYSLQD, from the coding sequence ATGGCGGGAAACATTCGAAATACAGCGATACTGGGAAGTGCCGTTTTGCTGGGCGGGCTGTTGGCACTCGGGCTGGTATGGAGTGGTAGTTATATCAAGGGCGCCGCGGAGGTATGGCAGCAGTCGTCACGAAGCGTTACGGTGCGCGGCTTAGCCGAGCGCGAAGTGCCGGCGGATTTGGTGCTGTGGCCGTTCAATTACAGTGTCAGCGCTAATAGCTTGGGTGACCTTGAGCAGCAGCTTTCCAGCGACGAGCAGTCGATTCGCGATTTTCTGCAGGCGCAAGGGTTTGCATCGGAGCATGTTAGCTCTACTCCGCCGAGGATTACCGACCAATTTAGCAATCAGTACGGTGGACAGCGCCCGGATGAGCGCTACCGCGCCGAAGCGACGCTGCTACTGCGCTCTCCTGATGTTGAGGGTGTAATCGAGGCAATCCCCAGTGCGACTTCACTGGTTCGAGAGGGCGTGTTGCTCTCTCCCAGCTACGAATACCGCACGGAGTTTTTATTTACCGGTCTTGATGCGATCAAACCCGAAATGATCGCAGAGGCCACTGCAGATGCGCGCAATGCCGCACAGCAGTTTGCCGAAGATTCCGGTAGCCAAGTGGGCCAGATTCGTCAGGCGACCCAGGGCTACTTCTCCATTGAGGATTTGGACAGCTACACGCCGCAAACCAAACGTGTTCGCGTTGTCACCACGGTGGACTATTCCTTACAAGACTAA
- the greB gene encoding transcription elongation factor GreB: protein MKGRNMTRWRDPAKDPRQAPKSNLITPEGAARLRAILDHLSRVKRPAISEKVGEAAAQGDRSENADYTYNKKELNRVIARITYLTKRLDELQIVDRLPADTSKVFFGAYVSLEDENGAQVHLRIVGHDEIDTKKRWISIDAPMAKALLSKQVGDEAKVLTPNGDTFYTITAIDYTG, encoded by the coding sequence ATGAAAGGCCGCAACATGACCCGCTGGCGCGATCCAGCCAAAGACCCGCGTCAAGCCCCTAAGAGCAACCTGATTACCCCAGAAGGGGCGGCTCGCTTGCGCGCTATTTTGGATCATCTGTCGCGGGTTAAACGTCCCGCTATTTCTGAGAAAGTCGGCGAAGCGGCAGCCCAGGGTGATCGCAGTGAAAATGCCGATTACACCTATAACAAGAAAGAGTTAAACCGCGTTATTGCCCGGATTACTTACCTGACGAAACGTTTGGACGAACTGCAAATCGTAGACCGCCTGCCAGCCGATACCAGCAAGGTGTTTTTCGGCGCCTACGTAAGTCTGGAAGATGAAAATGGCGCTCAAGTGCATCTCAGAATCGTTGGCCACGACGAAATTGACACTAAAAAGCGCTGGATCAGTATCGATGCGCCCATGGCCAAAGCACTGCTCAGCAAACAGGTGGGGGATGAAGCCAAAGTGCTGACGCCTAACGGTGATACGTTTTATACCATCACCGCCATTGATTACACTGGCTGA
- a CDS encoding NUDIX domain-containing protein: protein MASNSKHDSVQNPPFKNTVLSVPDFKRDDVELIKRETLHQGFFRLEALELRHRLFEGGCSEPMRREVHNRFDAVGVLLYDPERDSLVLIEQFRAGAIDDAISPWKLELVAGLVEKDESLENVARREAWEEAGCKVAQLTKLHTYYPSPGACNEQVTLFCGLVDTHGLGGIHGLDEEHEDIRVHVMPFANAWELLEQGRLDNAMCLIGLHWLNSQRASLRAASQRALTQSETDEE, encoded by the coding sequence ATGGCGTCCAACTCCAAGCACGATTCTGTTCAGAATCCTCCTTTCAAAAACACGGTTCTTAGCGTTCCAGACTTTAAGCGCGACGATGTTGAGCTGATTAAGCGGGAGACGCTACACCAGGGTTTTTTCCGCCTGGAAGCCTTAGAGCTTCGCCACCGGCTATTTGAAGGTGGGTGTAGCGAACCCATGCGTCGAGAAGTGCACAATCGCTTTGATGCTGTGGGTGTGCTGCTCTACGACCCCGAGCGAGACTCACTGGTGCTTATTGAGCAGTTTCGTGCCGGCGCCATTGATGATGCCATCTCTCCCTGGAAGCTCGAACTCGTGGCCGGTTTGGTCGAAAAAGATGAATCGCTGGAAAATGTGGCGCGTCGTGAGGCATGGGAGGAGGCCGGTTGTAAAGTGGCCCAATTAACCAAACTTCACACTTATTATCCCAGTCCAGGCGCCTGCAACGAGCAAGTCACACTATTTTGTGGTTTGGTAGATACCCATGGATTAGGCGGGATTCATGGCTTAGATGAAGAGCATGAAGATATTCGTGTTCACGTCATGCCTTTTGCGAACGCTTGGGAACTCTTAGAGCAAGGGCGACTCGACAACGCCATGTGTTTAATTGGTCTACATTGGCTTAATAGCCAGCGAGCCTCACTGCGTGCTGCCTCTCAGCGCGCGTTGACGCAAAGCGAAACCGACGAGGAGTGA
- a CDS encoding DUF1249 domain-containing protein — protein sequence MARTAYVTDLKSLQGECSANYLRLVRLVGDMEAGQRRDIALRGDKQHFGDLHLYIQEQAPYTTMVNVSQTGPLDTVMEGPRMRVHLYHDVRMAEVTDFQRERHFSGRYRYPNARMHQPDEKLQLNRFLGEWLAHGLAHGHSVDVPETP from the coding sequence ATGGCGAGAACGGCCTATGTCACCGATTTAAAATCGCTCCAAGGGGAGTGCAGCGCCAACTATTTACGTTTGGTGCGCCTGGTGGGCGATATGGAGGCCGGCCAGCGTCGTGATATTGCCCTGCGCGGCGATAAACAGCATTTCGGCGATCTGCATCTGTATATTCAAGAGCAGGCGCCTTACACCACCATGGTGAATGTTTCTCAAACTGGCCCGTTAGATACCGTCATGGAAGGGCCGCGTATGCGCGTACACCTCTATCACGATGTACGCATGGCGGAAGTGACTGACTTTCAGCGCGAGCGTCACTTTAGTGGCCGCTACCGCTATCCTAATGCCCGTATGCATCAGCCGGATGAGAAACTTCAGCTCAACCGCTTCTTAGGCGAGTGGCTGGCTCATGGCCTTGCCCACGGCCACAGCGTTGACGTGCCGGAGACACCCTAA